From the Anaerobacillus alkaliphilus genome, the window CTTCCATTCTCAAAACAAAACCACACCCAGTCTAAACTGTACCCCTTGTAAAGGACATTTTAAAAAAAGACTAGGCAGCGTTAAGAAGATGATCTCTGTACTGTACAGGGGTCATCTTTTTTAAATCCCATTGGTATCTATAATTGTTGTAGTAATT encodes:
- a CDS encoding IS3 family transposase produces the protein NYYNNYRYQWDLKKMTPVQYRDHLLNAA